Proteins encoded within one genomic window of Kibdelosporangium phytohabitans:
- a CDS encoding esterase/lipase family protein — MLTFDYHDHSARWVDAPAIGPAVGDAIDCLFKATGEKVIVVAHSMGGLAARHALAQQADRSKEVSTVITFGTPAKGSLIAVLGDATLDAGAIANRVIGVVRLILATCGHAASDTLRTGTPCDLLPEPARAFDSQAGLALRYGSPQLAAPKPFPKNVKVHALAGDTVLTVAKAGWFRLPWEVDKVPVGDLVVMTDSATSGATGSRTASCAYQLNAVRAGTDQVGLTLGFTAENDVAQPITSALGACFHSDLMRTIQLTNDAGSNRTVVLCSAAGNHGTRLCTSTGPRIQCHKCRNQTSQSRGASNSTTDRNAGSGQEVPGPADPTISSVPTAAPPVTKSFSSLRGPQPT; from the coding sequence GTGCTCACGTTCGACTACCACGACCATTCCGCCCGCTGGGTCGACGCCCCGGCCATCGGTCCCGCGGTGGGCGACGCCATCGACTGCCTCTTCAAGGCGACCGGTGAGAAAGTCATCGTCGTGGCGCATTCGATGGGTGGCCTGGCGGCTCGTCATGCCCTTGCACAACAGGCTGACCGGTCGAAAGAAGTCAGCACAGTGATCACATTCGGCACCCCGGCAAAGGGTTCGTTGATCGCCGTGTTGGGCGACGCGACCCTGGACGCCGGCGCGATCGCCAACCGCGTCATCGGCGTCGTGCGGCTCATCCTCGCAACGTGTGGTCACGCCGCCAGTGACACTCTGCGAACCGGAACCCCCTGTGACTTACTGCCTGAACCGGCTCGCGCCTTCGACTCACAGGCCGGTCTCGCGTTGCGATACGGATCACCACAGCTGGCTGCGCCCAAGCCATTCCCCAAGAACGTCAAGGTCCACGCCCTGGCAGGAGACACGGTTCTCACCGTTGCCAAGGCAGGCTGGTTCCGGCTGCCTTGGGAGGTCGACAAAGTCCCTGTTGGCGACCTGGTCGTCATGACCGACTCAGCCACCAGCGGTGCCACGGGATCGAGGACGGCCTCGTGCGCCTACCAACTCAACGCGGTGCGCGCCGGAACCGACCAGGTCGGTCTCACATTGGGCTTCACGGCCGAGAACGACGTCGCCCAGCCGATCACCTCGGCTCTGGGAGCCTGCTTCCACAGCGATCTCATGCGTACAATCCAGCTCACCAACGACGCTGGATCAAACCGGACCGTCGTGCTCTGCTCTGCGGCTGGGAACCATGGGACAAGACTGTGCACCAGTACAGGGCCACGAATCCAGTGCCACAAGTGTCGAAACCAGACAAGCCAGAGCCGTGGGGCCTCGAACTCGACAACGGACAGAAATGCCGGCTCCGGGCAGGAGGTGCCTGGCCCGGCAGATCCGACCATCTCGTCGGTGCCTACCGCTGCACCCCCGGTGACCAAGTCGTTCTCGTCGCTCAGGGGTCCTCAGCCGACGTGA
- a CDS encoding TetR/AcrR family transcriptional regulator, whose translation MLAAAGRLFRLQGYAGTGLKQIVSESGAPYGSIYHFFPNGKEQLAHEVIRTSGPEYGRLVLMLLNSRADPLAALEFAFRQAAEDLAGTDYADACPIATIALEVANTSETLRVATAEVFADWVDGATAWFGRFVPGDEQAKMLAFAMISMLEGAFVLSRAARSTDPLLAAGKAIVDLTGNVMRQSNVSGRP comes from the coding sequence GTGCTGGCGGCGGCCGGGCGGTTGTTCCGGCTCCAGGGTTACGCGGGGACAGGGCTCAAACAGATCGTCTCGGAGTCAGGCGCGCCGTACGGGTCGATCTACCACTTCTTCCCCAACGGCAAGGAGCAGCTTGCTCACGAGGTCATCCGCACTTCGGGCCCTGAGTACGGTCGCCTGGTGCTGATGCTGTTGAACAGCCGCGCCGACCCGTTGGCAGCGCTCGAATTCGCGTTTCGCCAGGCCGCCGAAGATCTGGCGGGCACGGACTATGCGGACGCCTGCCCAATAGCCACCATCGCGTTGGAAGTGGCCAACACCAGCGAGACGCTGCGTGTCGCCACAGCGGAGGTGTTCGCCGACTGGGTGGACGGAGCCACTGCCTGGTTCGGCCGGTTCGTGCCCGGCGACGAGCAGGCCAAGATGCTGGCTTTTGCGATGATCAGCATGCTTGAAGGGGCGTTCGTCCTTTCCCGAGCGGCCAGAAGCACGGACCCTTTGCTGGCGGCGGGGAAGGCGATAGTCGACCTCACCGGGAATGTGATGCGCCAGAGCAACGTCAGCGGAAGGCCCTGA
- a CDS encoding class I SAM-dependent methyltransferase translates to MADEAYDHPRLAALYDPLTSSRDDLEVYVAIAAEVGARRVLDIGCGTGTFALMLADRGAEVTGVDPAGASIDVARAKPGADRVRWIHGIELPAIEADLAIMTGNVAQAIVEDDAWSMTLRGARTALRVGGHLVFETRVPARQAWLGWNRDATHDVRHVDGVGTVEDWLDIVDVSLPLVTFRWTCVFESDGQVLTSDSTLRFRERDEVEADLVAHGYRVTEVRDAPDRPGKEYVFLARSMS, encoded by the coding sequence GTGGCTGATGAGGCATACGACCATCCACGGTTGGCGGCGCTCTACGACCCACTCACATCCAGTCGCGACGACCTGGAGGTCTACGTCGCGATCGCGGCCGAGGTGGGCGCTCGCCGGGTTCTCGATATCGGTTGCGGCACCGGCACGTTCGCGTTGATGCTGGCAGACCGGGGCGCAGAGGTGACCGGGGTGGACCCGGCGGGTGCGTCGATCGACGTGGCCCGTGCCAAACCGGGCGCGGATCGGGTGCGCTGGATCCACGGCATCGAACTGCCTGCGATCGAGGCGGACCTGGCGATCATGACAGGCAACGTCGCCCAGGCCATTGTCGAGGATGACGCGTGGTCGATGACCTTGCGCGGCGCCCGGACCGCGTTGCGAGTGGGCGGGCATCTCGTGTTCGAGACCCGGGTGCCCGCCCGGCAGGCGTGGCTGGGGTGGAACCGCGACGCCACCCACGACGTGCGGCACGTGGACGGCGTCGGCACCGTCGAGGACTGGCTGGACATCGTTGACGTCAGCCTGCCGCTGGTGACGTTCCGCTGGACGTGCGTGTTCGAGTCCGACGGCCAGGTGCTTACGTCCGACTCGACGCTGCGGTTCCGGGAACGCGACGAGGTCGAGGCGGACCTCGTCGCGCACGGTTACCGCGTCACCGAGGTCCGCGACGCACCCGACCGCCCCGGCAAGGAGTACGTGTTCCTCGCGCGGAGCATGTCCTAG
- a CDS encoding DUF899 domain-containing protein produces the protein MPRIGTREEWLIASRTLLEREKEHSRAGDRLAALRRELPWVPVTKQYTFATDNGPETLADLFDGRTQLLVKHFMFAPDADEGCPSCSLTADHFDGAMPHLNNRDVTLIGISRAPLDKLNAYKRRMGWDFTWVSSFDSDFNYDYGVSFTPEQQANGATYNFRTVPRPAADLPGMSAFAFHDGTIHHTYSSYARGADAMISAYQLLDRTPHGRDEDDLAYPMAWVRRHDDYTP, from the coding sequence ATGCCCCGCATCGGAACCCGAGAAGAATGGCTGATCGCCAGCCGCACCCTGCTCGAACGCGAGAAGGAACACAGCAGGGCCGGCGACCGGCTGGCCGCTCTGCGCCGCGAACTACCCTGGGTGCCAGTCACCAAGCAGTACACGTTCGCCACCGACAACGGCCCCGAGACGCTGGCCGACCTGTTCGACGGACGAACCCAGTTGCTGGTCAAACACTTCATGTTCGCCCCCGACGCGGACGAGGGGTGCCCAAGCTGCTCGCTGACCGCCGACCACTTCGACGGCGCCATGCCCCACCTCAACAACCGTGACGTGACCCTCATCGGCATCTCCCGTGCGCCGCTGGACAAGCTCAACGCCTACAAGCGACGCATGGGCTGGGATTTCACCTGGGTGTCCTCATTCGACAGCGACTTCAACTACGACTACGGCGTCTCCTTCACACCCGAACAACAGGCCAACGGCGCCACCTACAACTTCCGAACCGTGCCACGCCCCGCCGCCGACCTGCCCGGGATGAGCGCGTTCGCCTTCCACGACGGCACCATCCACCACACGTACTCCAGCTACGCCCGCGGCGCCGACGCCATGATCAGCGCCTACCAACTCCTCGACCGCACGCCTCACGGACGCGACGAGGATGACTTGGCCTACCCCATGGCCTGGGTACGCCGACACGACGACTACACCCCATGA
- a CDS encoding alpha/beta fold hydrolase: MPKIELTAGTIDYADTGGDGPVLVFTHGFPMNESQWRKVLPLLPGYRCVLPTLPLGGHRQPMRPDADLSQRGQALILAEFLDRLDLTDVTLVMNDWGGAQFIVSEGKAHRIGRLVMVACEAFDNFPPPPVKPLVALVSVPGGAWLLTKLMRTKFFRHNRHTYGVLSKRGIPDEILDDWFAPSARDKHIRRDLAKFGTSAPRRPVLLNWSKHLRQFDRPALIVWATEDRMMPREHGHRLAELLPHGRLVEIRDSWTLIPEDQPEKLADAMLDFLADTGAIPVPVDPPTRTTPEPGIPRSAD; encoded by the coding sequence ATGCCCAAGATCGAACTGACAGCGGGGACCATCGACTACGCCGACACCGGGGGCGACGGCCCAGTCCTGGTGTTCACGCACGGATTCCCGATGAACGAGTCGCAGTGGCGCAAAGTCCTCCCGCTACTGCCTGGGTACCGCTGCGTGCTGCCGACGCTGCCGCTTGGGGGTCACCGCCAGCCGATGCGTCCCGATGCCGACCTGTCCCAGCGCGGCCAAGCGCTCATACTCGCGGAGTTTCTTGATCGCCTCGACCTGACCGATGTCACCCTGGTGATGAACGACTGGGGCGGCGCGCAGTTCATCGTCAGCGAAGGCAAAGCGCACCGGATCGGCAGGCTCGTCATGGTCGCTTGCGAGGCGTTCGACAATTTCCCTCCGCCGCCGGTGAAACCGCTGGTGGCACTGGTCTCCGTACCCGGCGGGGCGTGGTTGCTCACGAAATTGATGCGCACGAAGTTCTTCCGGCACAATCGCCACACCTACGGCGTGCTGAGCAAACGCGGGATCCCCGACGAGATTCTCGACGACTGGTTCGCTCCGTCGGCACGAGACAAACACATCCGCCGCGATCTCGCCAAGTTCGGGACTTCCGCGCCACGGCGCCCGGTCCTGCTGAACTGGAGCAAGCATCTTCGCCAGTTCGATCGTCCCGCCCTGATCGTGTGGGCCACCGAGGACCGCATGATGCCCAGAGAACACGGTCATCGGCTTGCCGAACTGCTCCCCCATGGCCGACTCGTCGAGATCCGCGACTCGTGGACGCTGATTCCCGAAGACCAGCCGGAGAAGCTCGCAGACGCGATGCTGGACTTCCTCGCTGACACCGGCGCAATCCCCGTCCCCGTCGATCCGCCCACCCGCACCACACCCGAGCCAGGCATTCCACGCAGCGCTGACTGA
- a CDS encoding PLP-dependent aminotransferase family protein — translation MTDSWVNLAGRLGSDLHLELAGSGGRRAVLIRALRDAIRDGRLAPGTRLPPYRSLAADLGLARNTVAEAYAELVAEGWLIARQGSGTQVAPRTEPARLPRVPDMPTRLATPAHNLRQGQPDAASFPRSAWLGAARRALGAAPNEAFGPGDPQGRHELRRALAEYLARARGVRTTPEQIVVCSGFAHALRLLFGGQVLRGPLAVESYGLAFHRSILDAASVRTVPLSLDEGGALVDELNDLKGVRTALLTPAHQFPTGGPLHPQRRVSAVDWARIHNGLIIEDDYDGEFRYDREPVGAVQGLAPERVLYIGSVSKSLSPALRLGWMVLPEHLLAPVLTVKGQREAWASVVDQLTLADFIASGHYDRHIRRMRQHYRSRRDRLVAALAANAPHITPTGIAAGLHAVLRLPPGTEHSTVQAAVRQSIAVDGLATFRHPAATMPAHDGLVVGYATPPDHGYGPALEALCRILPPGESTPLST, via the coding sequence GTGACAGATTCGTGGGTCAATTTGGCTGGACGGCTCGGCAGCGACCTGCACCTCGAACTGGCCGGCTCCGGTGGTCGCCGGGCCGTGCTCATCCGCGCGTTGCGCGACGCGATCAGGGACGGCAGGCTGGCCCCGGGCACCCGGCTGCCGCCGTACCGTTCCCTCGCCGCCGACCTCGGGCTCGCCCGCAACACCGTCGCCGAGGCCTACGCCGAACTGGTCGCCGAGGGGTGGCTGATCGCCCGGCAAGGCTCAGGTACGCAGGTGGCGCCCCGCACCGAACCCGCCCGGCTCCCGCGCGTGCCGGACATGCCCACCCGCCTGGCCACGCCGGCGCACAACCTCAGGCAGGGGCAGCCGGACGCCGCGTCCTTCCCCCGCTCTGCCTGGCTGGGCGCTGCTCGCCGCGCGCTGGGCGCCGCACCCAACGAAGCCTTCGGTCCTGGCGACCCGCAAGGCCGCCACGAACTGCGCCGGGCACTGGCCGAGTACCTGGCGCGTGCTCGCGGCGTGCGGACGACACCAGAGCAGATCGTGGTGTGCTCCGGCTTCGCCCACGCGCTGCGGCTGCTCTTCGGCGGCCAGGTCCTGCGTGGCCCGTTGGCGGTGGAGTCGTACGGCCTGGCGTTCCACCGTTCGATCCTGGACGCGGCTTCCGTTCGTACGGTTCCGCTTTCACTCGACGAGGGCGGTGCCCTCGTCGACGAACTGAACGACCTCAAGGGAGTACGGACAGCGCTGCTCACCCCGGCGCACCAGTTCCCCACCGGCGGCCCCCTGCACCCGCAGCGGCGCGTCAGCGCGGTCGACTGGGCCCGAATCCACAACGGCCTGATCATCGAGGACGACTACGACGGCGAGTTCCGCTACGACCGCGAACCGGTCGGCGCGGTTCAGGGCCTGGCCCCGGAACGAGTGCTCTACATCGGCTCGGTGAGCAAGAGCCTGTCACCAGCACTGCGGCTCGGCTGGATGGTGCTGCCCGAGCACCTGCTCGCCCCCGTCCTGACCGTCAAGGGCCAGCGGGAGGCCTGGGCGAGCGTGGTGGACCAGCTCACCCTTGCCGACTTCATCGCCTCCGGGCACTACGACCGGCACATCCGCCGGATGCGCCAGCACTACCGCAGTCGACGCGACCGCCTCGTCGCCGCCCTCGCCGCCAACGCTCCGCACATCACGCCCACTGGCATCGCCGCCGGTCTGCACGCCGTGCTGCGCCTGCCACCCGGAACCGAGCATTCCACCGTCCAAGCCGCCGTCCGGCAGTCCATCGCCGTGGACGGCCTCGCCACTTTCCGTCACCCCGCCGCCACCATGCCTGCCCATGACGGCTTGGTCGTCGGCTACGCCACCCCGCCGGACCACGGCTACGGACCGGCGTTGGAAGCCCTGTGCCGAATCCTTCCTCCAGGTGAATCCACTCCGTTGTCCACTTAA